The Fimbriimonas ginsengisoli Gsoil 348 genome window below encodes:
- a CDS encoding glycoside hydrolase family 172 protein → MDGYPLVTGPMGSLAAPQQGRSMRATSTFREGPDGLYDPTAPPKSDLEEKSNRDNFRVPAGQTHVLMDVEGPGVITHMWITFLGPEAHPWAKDGSANHQEMLLRIYWDGSDRPGVEAPVGDFFGGCFGKRSEVISTAVITEGGDSYNCFWHMPFQKSARVEIVNQSEKPISLLYYNIDWIKRDSLPADTPYFYAQYTQAYPLETGKPYTLLETTGKGHYVGTVFSVRTRSPYWFGEGDEMVTIDGEAIPSVWGTGTEDYFLCAWGLERVLTPYFGVPYFDQWGIVGGHTSAYRWHVNDPFVFQESIKVQFETFGWIAPDENPEYRAMSWNPREDDYASVAFWYQTGTPTFAARAPYDRKLPSIERSVVLAYELDYGQKNTLDTDELPRLEYDGRRERKITEKEVQRYPEHFDFPVLYVPGNGLGADALEVPFTVSEKEPLRLLINMGQGPDLGIYEVSVDGVKLGGPMDFYAPKVESREYHFLDFWPDPGTYVLRLDCVGKNHLSSGYGLIIESVRLRERRPRVKEMAHDRDKDWRTTPIYYEGT, encoded by the coding sequence ATGGACGGGTATCCGCTTGTCACCGGACCAATGGGATCGTTAGCCGCTCCGCAGCAGGGAAGGAGCATGCGCGCCACTTCGACCTTCCGCGAAGGTCCCGACGGTCTCTACGACCCGACCGCGCCACCCAAGAGCGACTTGGAAGAGAAGAGCAATCGCGATAACTTCCGCGTTCCCGCGGGACAAACCCATGTGCTGATGGATGTGGAGGGGCCGGGAGTGATCACCCACATGTGGATCACTTTCCTCGGTCCAGAAGCTCACCCGTGGGCGAAGGACGGCTCGGCGAACCACCAGGAAATGCTGCTCCGGATCTATTGGGACGGCTCGGATCGTCCCGGAGTCGAGGCCCCGGTGGGCGATTTCTTCGGCGGCTGCTTCGGGAAGCGGAGCGAGGTGATCAGCACCGCGGTCATCACCGAAGGTGGCGATTCGTACAACTGCTTCTGGCACATGCCGTTCCAGAAATCGGCCCGGGTGGAGATCGTCAACCAAAGCGAAAAGCCGATCTCGTTGCTGTACTACAACATCGACTGGATCAAGCGAGATTCGCTGCCGGCCGACACGCCGTATTTCTACGCTCAGTACACCCAGGCTTACCCGCTCGAAACCGGGAAGCCGTACACATTGTTGGAGACGACGGGGAAGGGGCACTATGTGGGGACTGTCTTTTCAGTCCGGACCCGTTCGCCTTATTGGTTCGGCGAGGGGGACGAAATGGTGACGATCGATGGGGAAGCGATCCCATCGGTGTGGGGGACGGGAACGGAGGACTACTTCCTCTGCGCGTGGGGGCTCGAACGGGTGCTCACTCCGTACTTCGGCGTTCCTTATTTCGATCAATGGGGAATCGTGGGCGGGCACACGAGCGCTTACCGCTGGCATGTCAACGATCCGTTCGTTTTCCAAGAGTCGATCAAGGTCCAGTTCGAGACGTTCGGCTGGATCGCTCCCGACGAAAATCCGGAGTACCGGGCAATGAGTTGGAATCCGCGCGAGGACGATTACGCGAGCGTCGCATTTTGGTATCAGACGGGAACGCCCACGTTTGCCGCGCGAGCGCCTTACGATCGCAAGTTACCAAGCATCGAGCGGAGCGTGGTCTTGGCCTACGAGCTGGATTACGGCCAGAAGAACACGCTGGACACCGACGAACTGCCGCGTCTGGAGTACGACGGGCGGCGCGAGCGTAAGATTACGGAAAAGGAGGTGCAGCGGTATCCGGAGCACTTCGATTTTCCGGTGCTTTACGTTCCGGGCAACGGTTTGGGGGCGGATGCGCTGGAGGTTCCGTTCACCGTTTCCGAGAAGGAGCCCTTGCGGTTGCTGATCAATATGGGGCAGGGGCCGGACCTTGGGATCTACGAAGTGTCGGTCGACGGCGTGAAGCTCGGCGGTCCGATGGACTTCTACGCGCCCAAGGTGGAGTCGCGCGAATATCACTTCCTCGACTTCTGGCCCGATCCGGGCACATATGTGCTGCGTCTGGACTGCGTGGGGAAGAACCACTTATCGAGCGGGTATGGGCTCATTATCGAGTCCGTGCGTTTACGCGAGCGACGTCCGCGGGTGAAGGAGATGGCCCACGATCGAGACAAGGATTGGCGGACGACGCCGATCTATTACGAGGGGACGTAG
- a CDS encoding polysaccharide deacetylase family protein, with translation MFFHVCGLLLSMTSAAGMQTNSGFGVPRVARFYGGALGAVSLQFDDSMISQLQNAVPLLNARNLRATFFINPARPQHQAHVREWEVDVPNAGHELANHTLSHNGAKSLEEVEKEIAKCSDVLRRVYGSRPRLMTFGQPGGVPWDFAPADLRPIFKKQLLVPAVNRTFFDETKLDPVTLAQQAIDRRSWVQIGMHGTGGEWLSTSVPTLTRLLDFLADRRSTLWTAPTIEVYKYSVERDAAAPSLLTNVTFRGFDVKVDCDTVHVEKFGHPFTQLYDQPLTMEVEVPNTWRRFTVKQAGQTKDLATVDFGAQHLARFDILPNTGSAHVERAQ, from the coding sequence ATGTTTTTTCATGTTTGTGGTTTGCTGCTTTCGATGACTTCGGCAGCGGGGATGCAGACCAATTCTGGGTTCGGCGTTCCGCGAGTCGCGCGGTTCTACGGGGGCGCGTTGGGGGCGGTGTCGTTGCAGTTCGACGACAGCATGATCAGCCAATTGCAGAACGCGGTGCCGCTGCTGAACGCTCGTAATTTGCGGGCCACGTTCTTCATCAATCCCGCGCGACCGCAGCATCAGGCGCATGTTCGCGAGTGGGAAGTCGACGTCCCAAATGCAGGGCACGAGCTGGCGAACCATACGCTCTCCCATAACGGAGCGAAGAGCCTCGAGGAAGTTGAGAAGGAAATCGCCAAATGCTCGGACGTGCTCCGGCGGGTTTACGGCTCGCGTCCGCGGCTGATGACCTTCGGCCAACCGGGTGGCGTGCCCTGGGATTTCGCGCCGGCCGATCTTCGTCCGATCTTTAAGAAGCAGTTGCTGGTGCCGGCAGTCAACCGGACGTTCTTCGACGAGACGAAGCTTGACCCGGTGACCTTGGCTCAGCAGGCGATCGACCGGCGGAGCTGGGTTCAGATTGGGATGCACGGCACCGGAGGCGAATGGCTCAGCACGAGCGTGCCCACGCTCACTCGTTTGCTCGACTTCCTGGCCGATCGTCGATCGACTCTTTGGACCGCTCCGACGATCGAGGTTTACAAGTACTCCGTCGAGCGCGACGCCGCCGCTCCTTCGCTGCTCACCAATGTCACGTTCCGAGGATTTGACGTAAAGGTCGATTGCGATACGGTTCACGTCGAGAAGTTCGGCCACCCGTTTACGCAGTTGTACGACCAGCCTCTCACTATGGAAGTGGAGGTACCGAATACTTGGCGCAGATTCACCGTTAAGCAAGCAGGGCAAACGAAGGACCTGGCCACCGTTGATTTCGGGGCGCAACATCTCGCTCGATTCGACATTCTGCCGAACACGGGTTCGGCGCATGTCGAACGAGCTCAATAA